The following coding sequences are from one Mytilus trossulus isolate FHL-02 chromosome 8, PNRI_Mtr1.1.1.hap1, whole genome shotgun sequence window:
- the LOC134728281 gene encoding fructose-bisphosphate aldolase-like, with protein MPVFPQNLSPEQEDELRKIANAIVAPGKGILAADESTGSIGKRFAPINVENTEENRRRYRELLFTCDKSLAQNISGVIMFHETFYQKNKAGVPFPKLLQDQGIIPGIKVDKGVVPLAGTDNECTTQGLDGLSERCAQYKKDGAQFAKWRCVLKIQQYTPSYQAMLENANVLARYASICQQNGLVPIVEPEVLPDGEHDLATAQKVTEQVLAFTYKALADHHVFLEGTLLKPNMVTAGMSCSKRNSADENARATVLALSRTVPPAVPGVTFLSGGQSEDDASVNLNAINTCEGKKPWSLTFSFGRALQASVLKAWQGKEENIKTAQTELMNRAKANGLAALGQFKGDIKSSAADQSLFVAQHAY; from the exons ATGCCAGTTTTCCCACAAAACCTTTCTCCTGAACAGGAAGATGAGCTTCGAAAGATTGCCAATGCCATTGTTGCCCCTGGTAAAGGAATTTTAGCTGCTGATGAATCTACAG GTTCTATTGGTAAGAGATTTGCACCAATAAATGTTGAGAACACTGAGGAGAACAGAAGACGTTACAGAGAACTCCTGTTCACATGTGACAAATCATTGGCACAAAACATCAGTGGTGTCATCATGTTCCACGAAACATTCTACCAGAAAAACAAAGCTGGTGTGCCATTCCCCAAACTTCTCCAGGATCAGGGTATAATTCCAGGCATCAAAGTAGACAAGGGAGTTGTGCCATTGGCTGGAACAGATAATGAATGTACTACACAGG GTCTTGATGGTCTCTCAGAGAGATGTGCACAGTACAAGAAAGACGGTGCTCAGTTTGCTAAATGGCGATGCGTTCTAAAAATCCAACAATATACTCCCTCATATCAAGCCATGTTAGAAAATGCCAATGTTTTGGCTAGATATGCCAGCATTTGTCAACAG AATGGACTTGTTCCCATTGTAGAACCAGAAGTATTACCAGATGGAGAACATGATCTAGCAACAGCACAAAAAGTCACAGAACAG GTGTTAGCATTTACATACAAAGCTTTAGCAGATCATCATGTTTTCCTGGAAGGAACTTTACTCAAACCTAACATGGTTACTGCTGGAATGAGCTGTTCTAAGAGAAACTCTGCTGATGAAAATGCCAGAGCCACCGTATTGGCTCTAAGTAGGACTGTCCCACCAGCAGTTCCAG gtGTAACCTTTTTATCTGGAGGTCAGTCTGAAGATGATGCCTCAGTTAATTTGAATGCCATCAATACCTGTGAAGGAAAGAAACCATGGTCTCTTACATTCTCTTTTGGAAGAGCTCTACAAGCTTCTGTACTGAAAGCCTGGCAAGGAAAggaggaaaatataaaaactgcACAGACAGAACTCATGAACAGAGCTAAG GCAAATGGTTTGGCAGCTTTAGGACAATTTAAGGGTGACATCAAGAGTTCTGCAGCCGATCAATCATTGTTTGTTGCCCAACATGCCTACTAA